A region from the Aphis gossypii isolate Hap1 chromosome 1, ASM2018417v2, whole genome shotgun sequence genome encodes:
- the LOC114128101 gene encoding uncharacterized protein LOC114128101, with product MDKRNVNDVTNASNRKQPLKTAVSMPILSQRSANNDEIRREQRRQLKVNMGEVSALPDSREDDDLPRTPLTKSTSCYVQQSGGQLKNNKLSRADDQ from the coding sequence ATGGATAAACGCAATGTTAACGACGTGACGAATGCGTCGAACCGCAAACAACCGCTGAAAACGGCCGTTAGCATGCCGATACTCAGTCAGAGGAGTGCAAATAACGACGAAATCCGACGCGAGCAGAGACGTCAGCTAAAGGTCAATATGGGTGAGGTATCCGCACTTCCGGACAGCAGAGAAGACGACGATCTACCGAGGACTCCTTTGACCAAGTCGACAAGCTGCTACGTGCAACAGTCGGGTGGACAACTGAAGAACAACAAATTGTCCCGAGCCGACgatcaataa